The genomic window catatggagtctttggagtagcagcggtactcatggaataagctcaagtccaatgtacatggaagtttgacgcatggacgaattcaagatggtggtgaatattcgccaaggtggagtttgttagagttgtgtcgaatattgtgtacaaggtaggttacagttggacttgtagttgtattgtgtttagataggatatggagtcgtgtccaagtaggacacttgtatcctaggcctctcttatatagcgagggtagacacacgatgtaacctatgccaacataatagcaccggaacgcaggggaagccggtggCATGTGCCGgagtccagggcgaccgggtgcggtattgtagcggtgtcatggggaggagcgcccatagtcaggccccggggatgtagccatattggtgaacctcgttaacaaatctcggtgtcgtgctcgtgtgattgcttgatcctcggaTGATTGACGATGGCCTCGGATTAATTCTAACAGTACTGATTTGGTATACCTCATAGAGGTATCACGAGATAAATATACATTTTATTGTTTCAGCAAAGAATAAATCATTGACATTTAAACTCAACGAGTACAAAAATCATTGCACATGCATGATTGTAGATATAGGCAGATTGAAACTGTGATCTCTAGGAATTCAAATTCTGAATTGTAAGGAGACGTGCATTGCGCGTGCATGATTATACTAGTTTAAAAGATATATGTCGATATTTTTGGTAGTATCATTAACTTTCGGTCAAATGAGGCTTGCGCGTCCCCATGGCATTGGCTCATTGTTGCGTATGATCTCGAGTGCCCTCTGGAGATTGGCCACGACCTCCGACATGGCCAGCCGATTGTGCCCGCGCGGGCACAGGCAGCGGATCGCCGTTTGTGCCACGAGATCCAGTGCCTCTAGCTGACGTGGCGTTGGCTGCAGCGCCGGGTGGCGATCCAGCACATCCCGCAGCTTTCCACTCTGTAAGTTGGGGAGCGTGGAGTCCACGAGGAGGGTCACGCCGTAGATGACCGGCGGCCTCCCCGTCAGCGCCTCCAGCATCACCACCCCGAAGCTGTACACGTCACTCGCCGGACTGATGTGCGTCGTGTAGCTGTACGCCGGGTCGATGTACCCGAACGTGCCCATGACCTCCCCGACGGGCTGGCCGCCGTGCTCCCTGCCGGCCTCTTGAAACACCGCTGAGCCGAAGCCGGACAGGCGCGGCGTCCAGCTTGCGTCCAGGAGGATGTTGGAGGAGCTGACATTGCGGTGGATGACCAGCGGATCCGCACCACGGTGCAAGTACTCGATGGCCCGGGCCGCGCCCAGCAGCACCTCGAGGCGGGTCCTCCAGGACGCACTCACTGGCGACGAGCTAGGGCCGATATATACGGAAATTTTTATgaatttcaaacattttttgagAAACCCCAACAATATTGAAAAaccacaaatatatttttgaaattccaaacattATTTTTCAAATTAGCAAACATTTTTCAAAAGTGTGAACACTATTTGAaaaacaggaacaaatttctgaattccaaacaatgttcaaAATTTCTAGGCATTTCCTGAAGAAAGTAAAATAAAGTTGAAaactgaaaagaaaagaaaaacgaaaaataaaACTATAATTGGGAGAAAAAAACGTCCCAAAACTGGAACGAATTAACTggttaaacgggccggcccagttGCTTCGCTAGTTTGCCGGTCACGGATGTGAAATTTCAggttttttccttcttctttttctcgtCTACACATAGcgttggtcttatatgactttactATTTATTGATATatttttatgtgtgtgtgtgttcgtgttgcctgtgtgcatcctaattatgcagatGCCAGATATGTGCTCATTGTGTTATGTATCCTCTAGATAAATCCATCCTTTATCGAAAAAGCTCACCCACTTTCTAGTCTTCCCAAGCATTTTTTTGCGTAACACCTTCTCTAGTTCACCAACTTTCGAGTCTTCCCAAGCATTAACTTTCCAAACAAGTGATCTAGGTGAGGCAACCCAATGACCTCCAGTGGTAATATCTCTATCTTTGTCTTCCTTAGGTCTAGTGTCTCTAAGCAGTGTAACTTGTCAATATTCCCTGGAAACTTGCGGCAAGGCTCAGATATTTTAGATGCAACAGCTTATGTTCGTCCTTGAGATGATCATCCTCGTTAGATAAAACGAAATCAATGAGATACAAGAGACatggatttttacgtggaaaccttTATGGGGAAAACCACGGACGCACCAAggcgcactagtagaaaagggggcaaaggtccaggccgggtcagcccattagtcccggttcagtccagaaccaggacccatgggggcattggacccggttcgtgagccccgggggccgaccgggccacgtgggccattggtcccggttcgtctggaccttttggtcccggttggtgggatgaaccgggaccaatgggctcgctcctggcccaccaccattggtcccggttagtggcttgaaccgggaccaaaggctgccctttggtcccggttcatgccaccaaccgggaccaatgaggtgcctatatataccccctcgcataagagcagagcacactgctctgttttttctggccgtcgagggggagagggcttggtggtgctctagctcacctcctatgcacataaggtgttcgatggaatgcccgagccacactacttaagctttctcctctccaagatcgacctccaagctccattttcctcaatatttgtctaggtttagcggtccgtcacgccccgtccccgtcttcaccgccgtcgatcacccgcgccgatctcatcgccggcaccaccgtggtgagcctcttgttcttatcttctttctgaaagaaaaaaatattcttacttgtatgtttagatagatacttgtattattttcttacttttattattgcatcttatataatGCGATGGTTTTcggattgaaatgttttacatagtttcaatgtatggtttaattaattagatgctctggagagctatacgttgttagatgagaactatgtatgtactttggttttaatgtgatgatgaacttctattaatttggtcacttatttatctattcatgatgttctgtaatggtttttgacacacttaattatatataatgcacgcagatgaaccggcaatggatgtacggtgacggacacacctccgagtatattaagggcgagcatgattttctcgaagtggctgaggcaaacaagcagaatggttttatgtgttgtccatgccctatatgtgggaatacgaagtcttactctgaccggaaaatccttcacacccacctgctttacaaggatttcatgccacactataatgtttggacgaggcacggagaaataggggttatgatggaagacggcgaagaagaagagtacgatgacaactatgtgccccctgaatacggtgatgctactgaacatcaagaggaaccagacgatgtgcacgatgatgctgcaacgggcaaagttgctgaagatcaagaggaaccagacgatgtgcccaatgatgatgatctccacaaggtcattgtcgatgcaaggacacaatgcgaaagtcaaaaggagaagctgaagttcgatcgcatgttagaggatcacaaaaaagggttgtaccccaattgcgaagatggcaacacaaagctcggtaccgtactggaattgctgcagtggaaggcagagaatgttgtgcctgacaaaggatttaagaagctactgaaaattttgaagaagaagcttccaaaggataacgaattgcccgacagtacatagcaacaaagaaggtcgtatgcacTCACTGGCGACGAGCTAGGGTCGATATATACGGAAATTTTTATgaatttcaaacattttttgagAAACCCCAACAATATTGAAAAaccacaaatatatttttgaaattccaaacattATTTTTCAAATTAGCAAACATTTTTCAAAAGTGTGAACACTATTTGAaaaacaggaacaaatttctgaattccaaacaatgttcaaAATTTCTAGGCATTTCCTGAAGAAAGTAAAATAAAGTTGAAaactgaaaagaaaagaaaaacgaaaaataaaACTATAATTGGGAGAAAAAAACGTCCCAAAACTGGAACGAATTAACTggttaaacgggccggcccagttGCTTCGCTAGTTTGCCGGTCACGGATGTGAAATTTCAggttttttccttcttctttttctcgtCTACACATAGcgttggtcttatatgactttgctatttgttgATATatttttatgtgtgtgtgtgttcgtgttgcctgtgtgcatcctaattatgcagatGCCGGATATGTGCTCATTGTGTTATGTATCCTCTAGATAAATCCATCCTTTATCGAAAAAGCTCACCCACTTTCTAGTCTTCCCAAGCATTTTTTTGCGTAACACCTTCTCTAGTTCACCAACTTTCGAGTCTTCCCAGGCATTAACTTTCCAAACAAGTGATCTAGGTGAGGCAACCCAATGACCTCCAGTGGTAATATCTCTATCTTTGTCTTCCTTAGGTCTAGTGTCTCTAAGCAGTGTAACTTGTCAATATTCCCTGGAAACTTGCGGCAAGGCTCAGATATTTTAGATGCAACAGCTTATGTTCGTCCTTGAGATGATCATCCTCGTTAGATAAAACGAAATCAATGAGATACAAGAGACatggatttttacgtggaaaccttTATGGGGAAAACCACGGACGCACCAAggcgcactagtagaaaagggggcaaaggtccaggccgggtcagcccattagtcccggttcagtccagaaccaggacccatgagggcattggacccggttcgtgagccccgggggccgaccgggccacgtgggccattggtcccggttcgtctggaccttttggtcccggttggtgggatgaaccgggaccaatgggctcgctcctggcccaccaccattggtcccggttagtggcttgaaccgggaccaaaggctgccctttggtcccggttcatgccaccaaccgggaccaatgaggtgcctatatataccccctcgcataagagcagagcacactgctctgttttttctggccgtcgagggggagagggcttggtggtgctctagctcacctcctatgcacataaggtgttcgatggaatgcccgagccacactacttaagctttctcctctccaagctcgacctccaagctccattttcctcaatatttgtctaggtttagcggtccgtcacgccccgtccccgtcttcaccgccgtcgatcacccgcgccgatctcatcgccggcaccaccgtggtgagcctcttgttcttatcttctttctgaaagaaaaaaatattcttacttgtatgtttagatagatacttgtattattttcttacttttattattgcatcttatataatGCGATGGTTTTcggattgaaatgttttacatagtttcaatgtatggtttaattaattagatgctctggagagctatacgttgttagatgagaactatgtatgtactttggttttaatgtgatgatgaacttctattaatttggtcacttatttatctattcatgatgttctgtaatggtttttgacacacttaattatatataatgcacgcagatgaactggcaatggatgtacggtgacggacacacctccgagtatattaagggcgagcatgattttctcgaagtggctgaggcaaacaagcagaatggttttatgtgttgtccatgccctatatgtgggaatacgaagtcttactctgaccggaaaatccttcacacccacctgctttacaaggatttcatgccacactataatgtttggacgaggcacggagaaataggggttatgatggaagacggcgaagaagaagagtacgatgacaactatgtgccccctgaatacggtgatgctactgaacatcaagaggaaccagacgatgtgcacgatgatgctgcaacgggcaaagctgctgaagatcaagaggaaccagacgatgtgcccaatgatgatgatctccacaaggtcattgtcgatgcaaggacacaatgcgaaagtcaaaaggagaagctgaagttcgatcgcatgttagaggatcacaaaaaagggttgtaccccaattgcgaagatggcaacacaaagctcggtaccgtactggaattgctgcagtggaaggcagagaatgttgtgcctgacaaaggatttgagaagctactgaaaattttgaagaagaagcttccaaaggataacgaattgcccgacagtacatagcaacaaagaaggtcgtatgccctctaggattggaggtgcagaagatacatgcatgccctaatgactgcatcctctaccgcggtgcatacaaggatctgaacgcatgcctggtatgcggtgcattacggtataagatcagacgagatgaccctggtgatgttgatggcgagctcctctggaagagggttcctgcgaaggtgatgtggtatgctcctataataccacggttgaaccgtctgttcagaaatggagagcatgccaagttgatgcgatggcacagtgaggaccgtaagaaatacgggaagttgagagcacccgctgacgggtcgcagtggagaaaaatcgagagaaagtactgggatgagtttgcaagtgacccaaggaatgtatggtttgctttaagcgtggatggcattaatcctttcggggagcagagcagcaatcacagcacctggcccatgactctatgtatgtataaccttcctccttgtatgtgcatgaagcggaagttcattatgatgccagttctcatccaaggccctaagcaacccggcaacgacattgatgtgtacctaaggccattagttgaagaacatttacagctgtggaatggaaacggtgtacgtacgtgggatgagcacaaacgggtggaatttgacctaaaggcgttgctgttcgtgaccatcaacgattggcccgctctcagtaacctttcaggacagacaaacaagggataccatgcatgcatgatacgtctccaacgtatctataattttttattgctccatgctactttatatactgttttggactatattgggctttattttccacttttatattatttttgggactaacctattaaccggaggcccagcccagaattgctgttttttgcctttttcagtatttcgaagaaacaaaatatcaaacggagtccaaacggaatgaaaccttcgggatcgtgattttccaaccgaacgtgacccaggagacttggaccctactccaagaagcgccagaggcggtcatgagggtggagggcgcccccctgggcgcgcccccctacctcgtgggcccctcggagctccaccgacgtactccttcctcctatatatacctacgtatccccgaacgatcagaaggggagccaaaaacctaattccaccaccgcaactttttgtatccacgagatcccatcttggggcctgttccggagctccgccagagggggcatccaccacggagggcttctacatcatcaccatagcccctcctatgaagtgtgagtagtttacttcagaccttcgggtccatagctagtagctagatggcttcttctctctttttggatctcaatacaatgttctccccctctctcgtggagatctattcgatgtaatcttctttttgcggtgtgtttgttgagaccgatgaattgtgggtttatgatccagcttatctatggaaaatatttgattcttctctgaattcttttatgtatgattgagttatctttgcaagtctcttcgaattatcttatttggtttggccaactagattggtagttcttgcaatgggagaagtgcttagctttgggttcaatcttgcggtgtccttactcagtgacagaaagagttgcaaggcacgtattgtattgttgccatcgaggataacaagatgggttttttataatattgcatgaatctatccctctacatcatgtcatcttgcttaaggcgttactctgtttttaacttaatactctagatgcatgctggatagcggtcgatgagtggagtaatagtagtagatgcagaatcgtttcgatctacttgttttggacgtgatgcctatatacatgatcatcgcctagatatactcataactatgctcaattctatcaattgctcaacagtaatttgttcacccaccgtagaatatttatgctcttgagagaagccactagtgaaacctatggtccccgggtctattctcatcatattaatctccatcactttatttacttgctttgcttttactttttactttgcatatttataccaaaaataccaaaaatattatctctatcagatctcactctcgtaagtgaccgtgaagggattgacaaccccaaattgcgttggttgcgagtagctattgttttgtgcaggtacgagggacttgcgcgtgacctcctactggattgataccttggttctcaaaaactgagggaaatacttacactactgtgctgcgtcatcctctcctcttcggggaaaaccaatgcaagctcaagacgtagcaatgcacGCACTGtgtacttgacaccgatagtatatacctgggaagctgcaggaagaatgtgtacctgggccatcgtcgatttcttccgaccaaccatcaacgtcgaaagaaaggcaagcatttcaaagccgaggcagatcaccggaagaagcctgccatgcgtaccggtgatcacgtacttgctatggtcaatgatttacacgtaatctttggaaagggtcccggcgcactagctgttccgaatgacgctgagggacacgcactcATGTGGaaaaagaaatctatattttgggacctatcctactggaaagacctagaggtccgctcttcaatcgacgtgatacacgcgacgaagaacctttgcgtgaacctgctaggcttcttgggtgtgtatgaaaagacaaaagatacacctgaggcacgggaggacctgcaatgtttgcacgaaaaagacggcatgcctccgaagcaatatgaaggtcctgccagctacgctcttacgaaagaagagaaagaaaccttctctgaatgcctactcagtatgaaggtcccgactggcttctcgtcgaatataaagggaataataaatatgctagagaaaaagttccagaacctaaagtctcatgactgccacgtgattatgacgcaattgcttccagttgcattgagggggattctaccggaaaacgtctgattagccattgtgaagctatgtgcattcctcaatgcaatctctcagaaggtgatcgatccagaaattgtaccaaggctaaggagtgatgtggcgcaatgtcttgtcagtttcgagctggtgttcccaccatccttcttcaatatcatgatgcacattctagttcatctagtcgatgagattgtcattctggggcccgtatttctacacaatatgttcctctttgagaggttcattggagtcctaaagaaatatgttcataaccgcgctaggc from Triticum aestivum cultivar Chinese Spring chromosome 3B, IWGSC CS RefSeq v2.1, whole genome shotgun sequence includes these protein-coding regions:
- the LOC123064192 gene encoding putative serine/threonine-protein kinase-like protein CCR3, translating into MVVKAGLLSNSLRRFMAHPAVTFAGQGRRAAAAKGRGGGAVAACSGDGGQYRGGEQENGAAVTASSSPVSASWRTRLEVLLGAARAIEYLHRGADPLVIHRNVSSSNILLDASWTPRLSGFGSAVFQEAGREHGGQPVGEVMGTFGYIDPAYSYTTHISPASDVYSFGVVMLEALTGRPPVIYGVTLLVDSTLPNLQSGKLRDVLDRHPALQPTPRQLEALDLVAQTAIRCLCPRGHNRLAMSEVVANLQRALEIIRNNEPMPWGRASLI